The Leptolyngbya sp. CCY15150 sequence AATCCAACTGGTGCGCGGGTCTTTGCGAACGTGCTCCACTAGGGAATACCCGTCCATTTCCGGCATCATAACATCACAAATAATCAGATCAGGAATATCGTCTTCCAAAACCTCTAGGGCTTCACGACCATTCTCCGCAGTAATGACTTCATAACCGCGAAATTCTAAGTAATCTTTGACTAACAGGATAAGATTTGGGTCATCATCAATAAGCAAAAGCCGCTTCTGTTCCCCTGCGCTTCTTTCCGTCATGCTTTACCACCGCTATGCCTAGGTCTACGTTAACTAAATCAGGCTTTTTAAGCCAAATAATGAGATGAAAAGGTGAATTCTCTACAAACTCTCAAGATTAGCTGATAGATCACAGCCTGGGTTGTGATTTAGCCAAATCACAGAAGTTTGTAGATCTAAATCAAGATTGCCATTCAATGCATCAAGATCACCCAGATCTCTAATGAATGGGAGAGCACATCGACGTCAGTTCTGCATAGAATGCCCCTGAACTGATAAGAGCTTGCATAGACATGCTATGAAACATTGGTAGAACTGCCGATGCAATGACCGACGTCTCATGATACAGTATAGCGCCACTTATCTTTCAAATATTAACGCCTGCCCTAGAGGTCATGGGAGCATTTTTGCGTTTCTTGACCTGCAGTTTACAATGTATGGCGGCATAGTGCCCAGTTTAGTCTTCCAAGACGTTTAGAAATGCGCACTACACTACACGAGCCCTCCAAGATCAGGCACTCCCATCGCAGACATCCGCCTCATGGGTCGCGGTGAGCAAGGATTCTGCCGATGTCTGATCATCATCAGCATCGTGATCGTTAGCATCATGATCGTTAGCACCATGATGCTGAGCCGGGCTGGGCAAGGGGTGGTGTAAGAACATGTACTCATCCACCGGTTGGTTATGGATCAGATGCTCTTGAATGATCCGCTCAATCACCTCAGGAGTAGCGCTGTGATACCAGGTGCCATCGGGGTAAACGACCAGAATAGGCCCCTGTTGGCAGACACGCAGGCAGTTGGCCTTGGTGCGAAACACAGAAATGGGTGAACCAGCGATCGCTGAATCTAACTTGAGTTCAGCCAATCGGGCTTTCAGGTAGTTCCAAGACTCTAAGCTAGCAGCCAGGTCGCAGCATTTTGGCTTAGAGGCTTCTGCGCAAATCAGCACATGGCGCTGCACCGTGGGAATGCCTAGGCGCTGGGCGCAAATTTCAAGGGACGACGGTGATGGATTCGAGGACATGGCAGGGTTACACCAGGGCGAACTTGAACATGGGTCAACAAGACCAGTAACTAGCCTTCTTTACAGGGGTCACGATGGATAACCCGCTGCAAACACGAGCAAGATCAGCGTCTCTGTCCATTCTACGACTGCTCCGTAGCTGTCGCCGGTATGGCCACCCAGTTGGCGACCAAAGCCATAGGCCACCAGGGGAGCGATCGCCCCTCCCGTGAGCGCTAGCAGGGCTAGGGGCCAGGCAGAGCCACCCGTCCCCAGGGGTAAAGCACAAACGCCCACCATTAGCAGCAGACCTGGCAGAAGATCCCAACCGGAGCGCAGGGCTGCTTGATGGAGAGCGCCTTTGCCGGTGGCTTTCA is a genomic window containing:
- a CDS encoding ferredoxin, producing the protein MSSNPSPSSLEICAQRLGIPTVQRHVLICAEASKPKCCDLAASLESWNYLKARLAELKLDSAIAGSPISVFRTKANCLRVCQQGPILVVYPDGTWYHSATPEVIERIIQEHLIHNQPVDEYMFLHHPLPSPAQHHGANDHDANDHDADDDQTSAESLLTATHEADVCDGSA